A window of Raineyella sp. W15-4 contains these coding sequences:
- the pseB gene encoding UDP-N-acetylglucosamine 4,6-dehydratase (inverting), giving the protein MSILSGSSILITGGTGSFGKAFITRLLNDVDPKRVVVYSRDELKQYECRQLFDDDKRLRWFLGDIRDLPRLNRAMHGVEYVVHAAAYKQVDTAEYNPYEFVKTNVIGSQNVIEASIDAGVKKVVALSTDKASSPINLYGATKLAADKLFINGNHYAAAYPTRFAVVRYGNVMASRGSVIPKWRQLGAEGKPLPITDERMTRFWITLPQAVDFVLNSFELMSGGELYVPRIPSMKLTDLAEALVPGATLEHIGLRPGEKLHEEMISVDEGRRVLRLGDDRYVMQPDLASWGYQPPADGVPVPEGFRLDSGTNDLWYSVADIRAMLPADDRPTLPED; this is encoded by the coding sequence GTGAGCATTCTGTCGGGTTCGTCGATCCTGATCACCGGTGGCACCGGCTCGTTCGGCAAGGCATTCATCACCAGACTGCTGAACGACGTGGATCCGAAGCGGGTGGTGGTCTACTCCCGCGACGAGCTCAAGCAGTACGAGTGCCGCCAGCTGTTCGACGACGACAAGCGGCTGCGCTGGTTCCTCGGCGACATCCGTGACCTGCCGCGGCTCAACCGGGCGATGCACGGCGTCGAGTACGTCGTCCATGCGGCGGCGTACAAGCAGGTGGACACCGCCGAATACAACCCGTACGAGTTCGTGAAGACGAACGTGATCGGCTCGCAGAACGTCATCGAGGCGTCGATCGACGCCGGGGTGAAGAAGGTCGTCGCGCTCTCCACCGACAAGGCGTCCTCCCCGATCAACCTCTACGGCGCCACCAAGCTGGCCGCCGACAAGCTCTTCATCAACGGCAACCACTACGCCGCCGCCTACCCGACCCGGTTCGCGGTGGTCCGCTACGGCAACGTGATGGCCTCCCGCGGCTCGGTGATCCCGAAGTGGCGCCAGCTGGGCGCGGAGGGCAAGCCGCTGCCGATCACCGACGAGCGGATGACCCGGTTCTGGATCACCCTGCCGCAGGCGGTCGACTTCGTGCTGAACAGCTTCGAGCTGATGAGCGGCGGCGAGCTGTACGTGCCGCGGATCCCGTCGATGAAGCTGACCGACCTGGCCGAGGCGCTGGTGCCCGGCGCCACCCTCGAGCACATCGGCCTGCGCCCCGGCGAGAAGCTGCACGAGGAGATGATCTCGGTCGACGAGGGCCGCCGGGTGCTGCGGCTGGGCGATGACCGCTACGTGATGCAGCCCGACCTGGCCAGCTGGGGCTACCAGCCGCCGGCCGACGGCGTCCCGGTGCCGGAGGGTTTCCGGCTCGACTCGGGCACCAACGACCTGTGGTACAGCGTGGCCGACATCCGCGCGATGTTGCCGGCGGACGACCGTCCGACGCTCCCCGAGGACTGA
- a CDS encoding MDR family MFS transporter, translating to MAALLVGGITPILDATIVAIGLHTLTVALDAPVSTIQWVSTGYLLALAIAIPFVSWAQARFGSKRLWLFALGLFVLGSALCASAWNAPSLIAFRILQGFAGGIMFPLLQTIAMQSVPAESRTRTMANVSLPIALGPILGPVLGGIVLNWLDWRWLFLINVPIGIIGWILAAVFLTDDAPDRDAPRVRFDVFGAALLVPALGGLLYGLSKSYDAGGFGRPDVLIPCLGGAVLLVGFVVWAVRRAGDALVDVRLLAVRSVSVSSIALSFAGAVSFAGNFLLPLYFQALRGNSVLDAAFLLIPQGVGAFLARPVVGRLVDRYGTRAVSVGGFLLMAAATIPFAFADSGTSLWLLGTVLFLRGFGNGIVLIPVMTVAYVDISRDRMPHASAITRIVQQLGGAFGTALVAVVLTTQTTRVHPAAGFDAAFWLIVAFTVVAALAALLLPTRSATPARLSGGARTDGPGRGEPASPVTIAAEESAR from the coding sequence ATGGCGGCGCTGCTCGTGGGTGGGATCACCCCGATCCTGGACGCGACGATCGTGGCGATCGGGCTGCACACCCTCACCGTGGCACTCGATGCCCCGGTGTCGACGATCCAATGGGTGAGCACCGGCTACCTGCTCGCCCTGGCCATCGCCATCCCCTTCGTCAGCTGGGCGCAGGCGCGGTTCGGCAGCAAGAGACTGTGGCTGTTCGCCCTCGGCCTGTTCGTGCTCGGCTCCGCCCTGTGCGCCTCCGCCTGGAACGCACCGTCCCTGATCGCCTTCCGCATCCTCCAGGGGTTCGCCGGCGGCATCATGTTCCCGCTCCTGCAGACCATCGCCATGCAGAGCGTGCCGGCGGAGTCGAGGACGCGGACGATGGCGAACGTGAGCCTGCCGATCGCCCTCGGCCCGATCCTCGGGCCGGTGCTCGGTGGGATCGTGCTCAACTGGCTCGACTGGCGGTGGCTGTTCCTCATCAACGTGCCCATCGGCATCATCGGCTGGATCCTCGCCGCCGTCTTCCTCACCGACGATGCGCCGGATCGGGACGCCCCCCGCGTGCGGTTCGACGTGTTCGGCGCCGCCCTGCTGGTGCCGGCCCTGGGCGGTTTGCTCTACGGCCTGTCCAAGAGCTACGACGCGGGTGGTTTCGGGCGCCCGGATGTGCTGATCCCCTGCCTCGGCGGCGCCGTCCTGCTGGTCGGGTTCGTGGTCTGGGCCGTACGCCGCGCCGGGGACGCGCTGGTCGACGTACGGCTGCTGGCGGTGCGCTCGGTGAGCGTCTCCTCCATCGCGCTCAGCTTCGCCGGCGCCGTCAGCTTCGCCGGGAACTTCCTGCTGCCGCTCTACTTCCAGGCCCTGCGCGGGAACTCGGTGCTGGACGCCGCGTTCCTGCTCATCCCCCAGGGCGTCGGCGCGTTCCTGGCCCGGCCGGTCGTGGGCCGGCTGGTCGACCGGTACGGGACCCGTGCGGTCTCGGTGGGCGGATTCCTGTTGATGGCCGCGGCGACGATCCCGTTTGCCTTCGCCGACTCCGGCACCAGCCTCTGGCTGCTGGGCACTGTCCTGTTCCTGCGCGGATTCGGCAACGGCATCGTCCTCATCCCGGTGATGACCGTCGCCTATGTCGACATCAGCCGCGACCGGATGCCCCACGCCTCCGCCATCACCCGCATCGTCCAGCAGCTCGGCGGCGCCTTCGGCACGGCCCTCGTTGCCGTTGTCCTCACCACGCAGACCACCCGGGTGCATCCCGCCGCGGGCTTCGACGCGGCCTTCTGGCTGATCGTCGCCTTCACCGTCGTCGCCGCCCTGGCGGCGCTGCTCCTGCCGACGAGATCAGCCACGCCGGCCCGGCTGTCCGGCGGAGCACGTACGGACGGGCCGGGCAGGGGCGAGCCGGCCTCCCCGGTCACGATCGCAGCCGAGGAGTCAGCGCGATGA
- the pseC gene encoding UDP-4-amino-4,6-dideoxy-N-acetyl-beta-L-altrosamine transaminase: protein MLPYGRQWIDEADVAAVTEVLTSDWLTTGPWVRDFERALAARGQAAHAVSCTSGTAALHMAYAAAGIGPGDEVITTPLTYVATASGAMHCGATVVFADIEEDTGNLDPTAVEAAVSTRTTVITAVDYAGQPADMDRLTAIAHRIGALTVEDAAHSVGSTYKGRPVGSLADLTTFSFFPTKNMTTAEGGAVLTDDDMLAARADEFHKIGVSRDRSTYRHPDEGTWWYEVPSIGLNYRLSDVHAALGLSQLGRLADFTARRAALFARYREALAGVDGLRLPAVRSWAEPTWHLYPVRILGGRRREVFDKLREAGIGVQVNYIPVYWHPVFEDLGYRRGMCPKAEQYYREEISLPMFARLSYDEQDRVIEVLRGILGA from the coding sequence ATGCTGCCGTACGGGCGCCAGTGGATCGACGAGGCCGACGTCGCGGCCGTCACCGAGGTGCTGACCTCCGACTGGCTCACCACCGGTCCGTGGGTGCGGGACTTCGAACGGGCTCTCGCCGCCCGCGGTCAGGCCGCCCATGCGGTCAGCTGCACGTCCGGCACGGCGGCGCTGCACATGGCGTACGCCGCCGCCGGGATCGGCCCGGGCGACGAGGTGATCACCACCCCGCTGACGTACGTCGCGACCGCCTCCGGGGCGATGCACTGCGGGGCGACCGTGGTCTTCGCCGACATCGAGGAGGACACCGGCAACCTCGATCCGACCGCGGTCGAAGCCGCCGTCTCGACGCGGACCACGGTGATCACCGCCGTCGACTACGCCGGGCAGCCGGCCGACATGGACCGGCTGACCGCGATCGCGCACCGGATCGGCGCGCTGACCGTCGAGGACGCCGCCCACTCGGTCGGCTCGACCTACAAGGGGCGGCCGGTCGGCTCACTGGCCGATCTGACCACCTTCTCGTTCTTCCCGACCAAGAACATGACCACCGCCGAGGGCGGGGCGGTGCTGACCGACGACGACATGCTGGCGGCGCGGGCCGACGAGTTCCACAAGATCGGCGTCTCCCGGGACCGGTCGACCTATCGGCATCCGGATGAGGGCACCTGGTGGTACGAGGTGCCCTCGATCGGCCTGAACTACCGGCTCTCCGACGTCCACGCCGCGCTGGGGCTGAGCCAGCTGGGCCGGCTGGCGGACTTCACCGCGCGGCGGGCCGCGCTGTTCGCCCGCTACCGGGAGGCGCTGGCCGGGGTGGACGGGCTGCGGCTGCCGGCCGTACGGTCCTGGGCGGAGCCGACCTGGCACCTGTATCCGGTGCGGATCCTCGGCGGGCGGCGCCGTGAGGTCTTCGACAAGCTGCGCGAGGCCGGCATCGGGGTGCAGGTGAACTACATCCCGGTCTACTGGCATCCGGTGTTCGAGGACCTCGGCTATCGGCGGGGGATGTGCCCGAAGGCCGAGCAGTACTACCGCGAGGAGATCTCGCTGCCGATGTTCGCCCGGCTGTCGTACGACGAGCAGGACCGGGTGATCGAGGTGCTCAGGGGGATCCTGGGGGCCTGA
- a CDS encoding spore coat protein, giving the protein MTNDDRRVGVRCDGGLRMGVGHILRQLALAEEFRDRGVGVTLLGRVEGSPLVDRLLAAHDLAMVPVVEEPAALLTEVRRRRLGVVVLDGYQLPADLGVALRTAGVPVAAMVDGSFGLHQDADLYVDQNFGAVRPATVPADRRFLAGIEYALLRDVVRSRRPATAGAVRSVRAATGDSGTGAADSGVATPGRPRLLCVFGGTDAYDAARTVVPLLLGTGAPMEVLVVAGREEVAADLAALLLRPGQRLDVVPPVDDLPGLAAGCDGVVSAAGTSVWEFLCLGLPTALVAVTANQRVGYDAVLDAGLVAPVGLLDDLRADPAARDAASELLGRFASDATWRVGLGARGAALVDGDGRVRVADAILGLIG; this is encoded by the coding sequence ATGACGAACGATGACCGCCGGGTCGGGGTGCGCTGTGACGGGGGTCTGCGGATGGGGGTCGGTCACATCCTGCGTCAGCTCGCCCTGGCGGAGGAGTTCCGGGACCGTGGGGTCGGCGTCACCCTGCTCGGTCGGGTCGAGGGGTCTCCGCTGGTCGACCGGCTGCTCGCCGCCCACGACCTGGCGATGGTGCCGGTCGTAGAGGAGCCGGCGGCGCTGCTCACGGAGGTCCGCCGGCGCCGTCTGGGCGTGGTCGTGCTGGACGGCTACCAGTTGCCCGCCGATCTCGGCGTCGCGCTCCGTACGGCAGGGGTCCCGGTGGCGGCCATGGTCGACGGTTCCTTCGGGCTGCACCAGGACGCCGACCTCTACGTCGACCAGAACTTCGGGGCCGTACGTCCCGCCACGGTCCCCGCGGATCGCCGGTTCCTGGCGGGGATCGAGTACGCGCTGCTGCGTGACGTCGTCCGGTCCCGCCGGCCGGCGACCGCCGGGGCCGTCCGGTCTGTTCGGGCAGCCACCGGCGACTCCGGCACCGGTGCCGCCGACTCCGGTGTCGCCACCCCGGGCCGGCCGCGCCTGCTCTGCGTCTTCGGCGGCACCGATGCGTACGACGCGGCGCGCACGGTGGTGCCGCTGCTGCTCGGGACCGGCGCACCCATGGAGGTCCTCGTCGTGGCCGGCCGGGAAGAGGTCGCCGCGGATCTCGCCGCGCTCCTGCTGCGGCCGGGCCAGCGGCTCGACGTCGTGCCGCCGGTCGACGATCTGCCCGGGCTGGCGGCCGGCTGTGACGGCGTGGTGAGCGCGGCCGGGACCTCGGTCTGGGAGTTCCTCTGCCTCGGCCTGCCGACGGCCCTGGTCGCCGTCACCGCCAACCAGCGCGTCGGGTACGACGCGGTCCTCGACGCCGGGCTGGTTGCCCCGGTCGGGCTGCTCGACGACCTGCGGGCCGATCCCGCGGCGCGTGACGCGGCGTCGGAGCTGCTGGGACGGTTCGCCTCCGACGCCACCTGGCGGGTCGGGCTCGGCGCCCGGGGGGCCGCACTGGTCGACGGCGACGGCCGGGTCCGGGTGGCCGACGCGATCCTGGGGCTGATCGGCTGA
- a CDS encoding glycoside hydrolase family 76 protein, with translation MPIAGPPADLPAGTSWAARAAAAEHSVGGRHLHRPLLAPWARLAWTAYPPTLSVRSFVSFHYWWQAHVLDCLIDAQLRAPTPARRRTITRWPAVMALHNGVGWLNEYYDDNAWFGLALDRMERDLGIVVPARWSLRHLRGERRRDGAPRVLAVDRIVARLEDGWDEHPLGGGIPWRVGDVFRNAPANGPMTILMARRGRLDRARSALAWMRERYPDPATGLVVDGIRPDPSGTTPWLVDRTFYSYNQGVLLGAEVAVLRASLDRGPAGAADIVAAARILRLVEAVDRWMADGHVLVGYQGRAEQGGDEGLFRGILARYLAVVATELPGDTADARSARRLAATLVTTTASASWEHRAQQGREMWFGPDPRVPARVPRRSDPVAAGASAAGVGSAAVPERDLSVQVGAWMLLEAAARCSADGSAV, from the coding sequence ATGCCCATCGCCGGGCCCCCGGCCGATCTCCCGGCGGGCACCTCGTGGGCCGCCCGGGCGGCCGCGGCGGAGCATTCCGTCGGTGGGCGTCACCTGCATCGGCCGTTGCTCGCGCCGTGGGCGCGGCTGGCCTGGACGGCGTACCCGCCGACCCTCTCGGTGCGGTCGTTCGTCTCGTTCCACTACTGGTGGCAGGCGCACGTCCTGGACTGCCTCATCGACGCCCAGCTGCGCGCCCCCACCCCGGCGCGCCGCCGGACGATCACCCGCTGGCCGGCGGTGATGGCACTGCACAACGGTGTCGGCTGGCTCAACGAGTACTACGACGACAACGCGTGGTTCGGCCTGGCGCTCGACCGGATGGAGCGTGACCTCGGCATCGTCGTCCCCGCCCGGTGGAGCCTCCGTCACCTCCGGGGCGAACGGCGCCGGGACGGTGCTCCCCGCGTGCTGGCGGTGGACCGGATCGTCGCCCGGCTGGAGGACGGCTGGGACGAGCATCCGCTCGGCGGCGGCATCCCCTGGCGGGTCGGGGACGTCTTCCGCAACGCGCCGGCCAACGGGCCGATGACCATCCTGATGGCGCGCCGCGGCCGGCTGGACCGGGCGCGCAGCGCGCTGGCCTGGATGCGTGAGCGCTATCCCGACCCCGCGACGGGCCTGGTGGTCGACGGCATCCGCCCCGACCCGTCCGGGACCACCCCCTGGTTGGTCGACCGCACCTTCTACAGCTACAACCAGGGCGTCCTGCTCGGGGCCGAGGTTGCGGTGCTGCGCGCCTCCCTCGACCGCGGACCCGCCGGCGCCGCGGACATCGTGGCCGCCGCCCGCATCCTGCGGCTGGTGGAAGCCGTCGATCGGTGGATGGCCGACGGGCACGTCCTGGTCGGGTACCAGGGCCGGGCCGAGCAGGGCGGCGACGAGGGACTCTTCCGCGGGATCCTCGCCCGTTACCTCGCCGTGGTCGCGACCGAGCTCCCGGGCGACACCGCCGACGCCCGGTCGGCCCGCCGGCTCGCCGCGACGCTGGTCACGACGACCGCCTCGGCGTCCTGGGAGCACCGGGCGCAGCAGGGCCGAGAGATGTGGTTCGGGCCCGACCCGCGGGTCCCGGCAAGAGTCCCCCGCCGGTCGGACCCGGTGGCCGCCGGCGCCTCGGCGGCCGGGGTGGGCTCCGCGGCGGTGCCGGAGCGGGACCTGTCGGTGCAGGTGGGAGCCTGGATGCTGCTGGAGGCCGCCGCGCGCTGCTCGGCGGATGGCTCCGCAGTGTGA
- a CDS encoding TetR/AcrR family transcriptional regulator, with product MAQTRRRGAALEGAILEAGWDQLIESGYPGFTFEAIAERAQTGKAALYRRWPDKEALVVAVLRHRLYGASAEIPDTGSLRGDTLGLLRGFGRRYADSIPALFSVILGAYFGETQTTPAQFRAQLLGESTPLMVTIVQRAVDRGEVVAPVPPRVLDLPYALMRHELIMNLAPIPDEVIVDIVDTVFLPLVTDPRRAR from the coding sequence ATGGCACAGACGAGGCGGCGCGGAGCGGCGCTGGAGGGCGCGATCCTCGAGGCGGGGTGGGATCAGCTGATCGAGTCCGGCTACCCGGGCTTCACCTTCGAGGCCATCGCGGAGCGGGCACAGACCGGCAAGGCCGCCCTCTACCGTCGATGGCCGGACAAGGAGGCGCTGGTGGTCGCCGTCCTGCGTCACCGGTTGTACGGGGCGTCGGCCGAGATCCCCGACACCGGCTCACTGCGCGGGGACACGCTGGGCCTGCTGCGGGGATTCGGCCGGCGCTATGCCGACAGCATCCCGGCCCTGTTCAGCGTGATCCTCGGCGCCTACTTCGGCGAGACACAGACCACTCCGGCGCAGTTCCGGGCGCAGCTGCTCGGGGAGAGCACCCCGCTCATGGTCACCATCGTTCAGCGCGCCGTCGACCGTGGCGAGGTGGTGGCGCCGGTACCGCCGCGAGTCCTGGACCTTCCGTACGCGCTGATGCGCCATGAGCTGATCATGAATCTGGCGCCGATCCCCGACGAGGTGATCGTCGACATCGTCGACACGGTGTTCCTGCCCCTCGTCACCGACCCGCGACGAGCACGGTGA
- a CDS encoding glycosyltransferase family 39 protein — translation MLRRLPSLESRRAAWWAALAVAVVAALFSAFRVGEPVPWRDEAATLMTAGRDPAGILAVVRHVDAVHALYYLLIHYWQLVFGATVTADRYVSVVAVGVTAGLLVLLGRRLRDLPTGVLAGLVFTLVPRVIWTSTEARSYALVTALVVATVLAFLTAARRDSWGWWAAYAVLVALTGYVFLFAVLCFVALPFAVAALPMTRRARLRWTAVTVLAAAVTVPLLRVAVPQNAQVSWIPATDPVAPFSYQFFAGSWLPAALLTNVLAWVLVLAGLVVLGLESRRRSGGWDREGLGGAVLVAGWLILPTGLLVAGSYVVAPMYLARYTAMSDPAVALLIAVAISAVAGLIGHGTTRPGRVAAAAPTPLLSPRDGQRIRRRGRRGLALVVAGVLLLAWGGATGRAWRSYHRESAKSAAWADFGRYIAVHKLPGDALAVDDPKSLGLVHTQPAAMSGLRPVNMVRDYRETDQLWDTIVPLSAATRQLAGTDRVWYVGFRIPDEDRATLAAQGFHPVLERTASDGRLALFERSGQG, via the coding sequence ATGCTCCGGCGGCTGCCCTCCCTCGAGTCCCGTCGCGCCGCCTGGTGGGCGGCGCTGGCGGTGGCCGTGGTCGCGGCGCTGTTCTCGGCGTTCCGGGTCGGTGAGCCGGTCCCCTGGCGGGACGAGGCCGCCACGCTGATGACTGCGGGCCGGGACCCGGCCGGGATCCTCGCGGTGGTCCGTCACGTCGACGCGGTCCACGCGCTCTACTACCTGCTGATCCACTACTGGCAGCTGGTGTTCGGGGCGACCGTGACCGCCGACCGGTACGTGTCGGTGGTCGCCGTGGGCGTCACGGCCGGGCTGCTCGTGCTGCTCGGCCGCCGGCTCCGCGACCTGCCCACCGGAGTGCTCGCCGGGCTGGTGTTCACCCTCGTCCCGCGGGTGATCTGGACCAGCACCGAGGCCCGCTCGTACGCCCTGGTGACGGCCCTCGTCGTCGCCACCGTTCTGGCCTTCCTCACGGCGGCGCGGCGGGACAGTTGGGGATGGTGGGCGGCGTACGCCGTGCTGGTGGCGCTGACCGGCTACGTGTTCCTGTTCGCCGTGCTGTGCTTCGTGGCGCTGCCGTTCGCCGTCGCCGCGCTGCCGATGACCCGGCGGGCCCGGCTGCGCTGGACGGCTGTCACCGTCCTGGCCGCCGCCGTGACCGTCCCGCTACTGCGGGTCGCGGTGCCCCAGAATGCGCAGGTGTCGTGGATCCCGGCGACGGACCCGGTGGCGCCGTTCAGCTACCAGTTCTTCGCCGGCAGCTGGCTGCCGGCGGCGCTGCTGACGAACGTGCTGGCCTGGGTCCTGGTGCTGGCCGGCCTGGTCGTCCTCGGGTTGGAGTCCCGGCGGCGCAGTGGCGGCTGGGACCGGGAGGGTCTGGGCGGTGCGGTGCTGGTCGCCGGATGGCTGATCCTGCCGACCGGCCTGCTGGTCGCCGGATCGTACGTCGTCGCGCCGATGTACCTGGCCCGCTACACCGCGATGTCCGACCCGGCGGTCGCCCTGCTGATCGCGGTCGCGATCAGTGCCGTGGCGGGCCTGATCGGCCACGGAACCACCCGCCCCGGACGCGTCGCGGCGGCCGCACCCACACCGCTCCTCTCCCCGCGGGATGGGCAGCGGATCCGGCGGCGCGGCCGACGCGGGCTGGCCCTGGTCGTCGCCGGGGTGCTGCTGCTCGCCTGGGGAGGGGCGACCGGCCGGGCCTGGCGCAGCTACCACCGGGAGAGCGCCAAGTCGGCGGCCTGGGCGGACTTCGGCCGCTACATCGCGGTGCACAAACTCCCCGGCGACGCGCTCGCGGTCGACGACCCGAAGAGCCTGGGGCTGGTGCACACCCAGCCGGCGGCGATGTCGGGGCTGCGACCGGTCAACATGGTCCGCGACTACCGCGAGACGGACCAGCTGTGGGACACGATCGTCCCGCTCTCCGCAGCGACCCGGCAGCTCGCCGGGACTGATCGGGTCTGGTACGTCGGGTTCCGGATCCCCGACGAGGACCGGGCAACGCTGGCGGCCCAGGGCTTCCACCCGGTCCTCGAACGGACCGCCTCCGACGGCCGGCTGGCCCTCTTCGAGCGGTCCGGCCAGGGCTGA
- a CDS encoding aldo/keto reductase, which yields MRTRVVIQSRLNSSRLPGKAMMMIGGMPLIELVARRASRGGHEVVVATSREEYDQRIADHLTRRGIEVLRGPLDDVLARFVAATADLADTDRVVRLTGDNPVVDAELVDELIGAVEASDHSYGRIDLARVPEGLGVEVFTAGDLRRAAAEATTAYDHEHVTPWIRRNLGELPYAPEGIAFDIVAYRCTVDSLADYVRVAQLFDRYADDRHGDAVGVSWRDLVAGIAREVEQTGPALPRTTRDGLTLSRLLLGASPLGRDTGVIERHRPDAAEARSILAAAVARGVTHVVTGRDDGDSEAAVRGAYDPALRQRIGVITTLHPLSQVPEDALAYAVEGSLERSFAELGRRHADAVLFASPDDALSGGGAAWARLQAYREAGVVGRVGVVVSDPAQLGRIAGLPGLGQLAVPLSPVDRRAERYADELGRLAAVGVVITVHGVFGQGALTTRTPLASASASASAGPAMLVPGSTAAVPPDRLAEAAALRTAVADAAVALGRADPVDLCLAYAAAQPWVTALVVGVDTAEQLVRVMELADRHPLTGAELERLERLVPVASDSVCAWFAEA from the coding sequence GTGCGCACCCGTGTCGTCATCCAGTCCCGCCTCAACTCGTCGCGGTTGCCGGGCAAGGCGATGATGATGATCGGCGGGATGCCCCTGATCGAGCTCGTCGCCCGGCGGGCCAGCCGGGGTGGCCACGAGGTCGTCGTGGCGACCAGCCGGGAGGAGTACGACCAGCGGATCGCCGACCACCTCACCCGGCGGGGCATCGAGGTGCTGCGTGGCCCGCTGGACGACGTGCTGGCCCGCTTCGTCGCGGCCACCGCGGACCTGGCCGACACCGATCGGGTGGTCCGGCTCACCGGCGACAACCCGGTGGTCGATGCCGAGCTGGTCGACGAACTCATCGGCGCGGTCGAGGCCTCCGACCACTCGTACGGCCGGATCGACCTCGCCCGGGTGCCCGAAGGGCTGGGGGTGGAGGTGTTCACCGCGGGCGACCTGCGCCGGGCCGCCGCCGAGGCCACCACGGCGTACGACCACGAGCACGTCACCCCGTGGATCCGCCGCAACCTCGGCGAGCTGCCGTACGCCCCCGAGGGCATCGCCTTCGACATCGTCGCCTACCGCTGCACCGTCGACTCGCTCGCCGACTATGTCCGGGTGGCCCAGCTCTTCGACCGGTACGCGGATGATCGGCACGGCGACGCCGTGGGGGTGTCCTGGCGCGACCTGGTCGCCGGCATCGCCCGCGAGGTCGAGCAGACCGGCCCGGCGCTGCCCCGGACCACCCGCGACGGCCTGACCCTGTCCCGGCTGTTGCTCGGCGCCTCCCCGCTCGGTCGGGACACCGGGGTGATCGAGCGGCACCGCCCGGACGCCGCCGAGGCTCGCTCGATCCTCGCCGCGGCGGTCGCCCGTGGCGTCACCCACGTCGTCACCGGCCGCGACGACGGCGACTCCGAGGCCGCGGTCCGGGGAGCGTACGACCCGGCGTTGCGCCAGCGGATCGGCGTGATCACCACCCTCCACCCGCTCTCCCAGGTGCCCGAGGACGCGCTGGCGTACGCCGTCGAGGGTTCGCTGGAGCGGTCGTTCGCAGAGCTCGGCCGCCGGCACGCCGATGCCGTGCTCTTCGCCTCCCCCGACGACGCCCTCTCCGGTGGGGGAGCGGCCTGGGCCCGGTTGCAGGCCTATCGGGAGGCGGGCGTCGTCGGGCGGGTCGGGGTGGTGGTGTCCGACCCGGCGCAGCTCGGTCGGATCGCCGGCCTGCCCGGGCTGGGCCAGCTCGCCGTCCCGCTGTCCCCGGTCGACCGGCGGGCCGAGCGGTACGCGGATGAGCTCGGCCGGCTCGCCGCGGTGGGGGTCGTCATCACCGTGCACGGGGTGTTCGGTCAGGGCGCGCTGACCACCCGTACGCCTCTCGCGTCGGCGTCGGCGTCGGCGTCGGCCGGCCCGGCCATGCTTGTCCCGGGTTCCACCGCGGCCGTGCCGCCGGACCGGCTCGCCGAGGCGGCGGCGCTGCGCACCGCCGTGGCCGATGCCGCGGTCGCGTTGGGCCGGGCCGACCCGGTCGACCTGTGCCTGGCCTACGCCGCGGCCCAGCCGTGGGTCACCGCCCTCGTCGTCGGGGTGGACACCGCCGAGCAGCTGGTCCGGGTGATGGAGCTCGCCGATCGCCACCCGCTGACCGGTGCGGAGCTGGAGCGCCTGGAGCGCCTCGTCCCGGTGGCGAGCGACAGCGTCTGCGCCTGGTTCGCGGAGGCCTGA